In Hahella sp. KA22, one genomic interval encodes:
- the ffh gene encoding signal recognition particle protein yields MFDSLTERLSDSLKKITGQAKLTEDNIKDTLREVRMALLEADVALPVVKEFVDSVKAKAVGQDVMRSLTPGQEFIRVVQNELIAVMGQANEDLNLNCQPPAVILMAGLQGAGKTTSVGKLARFLKERRKKSVMVVSADVYRPAAIKQLETLAGDVGVNFFPSTADQDPVDIASAAIAEARKRFNDVVIVDTAGRLHIDADMMSEIKRLHAAVNPIETLFVVDAMTGQDAANTAKAFNDALPLTGVILTKADGDARGGAALSVRSITGKPIKFMGMGEKVEALEPFHPDRVASRILGMGDVLSLIEEAERKLDKKKAEKLAKKVIKGKSFDLEDFRDQLQQMKNMGGMAGMLDKLPGMGQISQVAQQHMNDKMFVHMEALINSMTPHERRFPDVVSNSRKRRIAMGAGLQIQDVNRLLKQHKQMQKMMKKFSKKGGVMNMMRGMGGMMPPGGGMPPMGRMR; encoded by the coding sequence ATGTTTGATAGTCTGACGGAAAGGTTGTCCGACAGCCTAAAAAAGATTACCGGCCAGGCGAAACTAACTGAAGACAACATCAAGGATACTCTCAGGGAAGTTCGCATGGCTTTGCTGGAGGCGGATGTTGCTCTCCCCGTCGTAAAAGAATTCGTAGATAGCGTTAAAGCGAAGGCCGTAGGTCAGGACGTAATGCGCAGCCTGACGCCGGGGCAGGAGTTTATTCGCGTTGTGCAGAATGAGCTTATTGCTGTCATGGGGCAGGCGAATGAAGACTTGAATCTTAATTGTCAGCCGCCGGCTGTGATTTTGATGGCGGGCTTGCAGGGTGCTGGTAAAACAACATCCGTGGGTAAGTTAGCGCGGTTTCTGAAAGAGCGCCGCAAAAAATCTGTCATGGTGGTGAGTGCGGACGTATATCGTCCTGCTGCTATTAAACAGTTGGAAACGTTGGCCGGGGATGTTGGGGTTAACTTCTTCCCAAGCACTGCTGACCAGGATCCCGTTGATATTGCAAGCGCGGCAATTGCCGAGGCGCGCAAGCGTTTTAATGATGTGGTGATTGTTGATACGGCGGGGCGCTTGCATATTGATGCGGATATGATGTCCGAAATCAAGCGTCTGCATGCTGCGGTCAATCCGATTGAAACTTTATTTGTTGTTGACGCCATGACGGGGCAGGATGCGGCGAATACCGCCAAAGCGTTCAATGATGCCTTACCTTTGACTGGCGTGATTTTGACCAAGGCTGATGGTGACGCGCGTGGCGGCGCCGCTCTGTCTGTGCGTTCTATTACTGGCAAGCCCATCAAATTTATGGGGATGGGGGAAAAGGTCGAGGCTCTGGAGCCATTTCATCCAGATCGGGTTGCGTCAAGAATACTCGGTATGGGGGATGTGCTCTCTCTTATAGAGGAAGCTGAGCGCAAGCTTGATAAGAAGAAGGCTGAGAAGCTCGCCAAGAAAGTTATAAAAGGGAAGTCCTTTGATCTCGAAGATTTCCGTGACCAGCTGCAGCAGATGAAAAATATGGGCGGAATGGCTGGTATGCTGGATAAGTTGCCGGGAATGGGACAAATCTCTCAAGTTGCGCAACAGCATATGAACGATAAGATGTTTGTGCATATGGAGGCGTTGATAAATTCAATGACTCCGCATGAGCGGCGGTTTCCAGATGTTGTAAGCAATTCTCGCAAGCGCCGGATTGCAATGGGGGCGGGTTTGCAAATTCAAGACGTGAACCGCCTTCTTAAGCAGCATAAGCAAATGCAGAAGATGATGAAAAAATTCAGTAAGAAAGGCGGCGTCATGAACATGATGCGGGGAATGGGAGGTATGATGCCTCCTGGCGGTGGAATGCCTCCAATGGGGCGCATGAGATAG
- a CDS encoding inner membrane protein YpjD — translation MSVVTLSIVATVFYTIATAFQYAVYEGKTPQRPHLAGAMGFLAVAAHAVSVWLLSSTSLGTDFGFFKIISIISLFLSALIVSFAYIKPVHNLKLLIYPIAIITVIAAVSFKGPTQVVEPGHVGLMAHITLSVIAYSVFSLAGLQALLLYAQNKQLKAHMTGRLVKALPPLQTTEDILFEMIWTGLILLTLAIVTGSFFVEDLFAQHLVHKTALSILSWLIFALLAVGRNLWGWRGLLAARLTIGGCLLLALGFLGSKIALEFIIQPRI, via the coding sequence ATGAGCGTTGTCACCCTTAGCATAGTCGCCACCGTTTTTTACACTATCGCCACAGCCTTTCAATACGCTGTTTACGAGGGCAAGACACCACAACGCCCACACCTGGCTGGAGCAATGGGCTTTCTGGCTGTCGCAGCACACGCAGTTAGCGTTTGGCTCCTGAGCTCAACTTCTCTGGGAACGGACTTCGGCTTTTTCAAAATCATCTCGATAATCAGCCTATTCCTCAGCGCTCTGATTGTTTCCTTCGCTTACATCAAACCCGTACATAACCTAAAGCTATTAATTTATCCCATAGCGATAATAACAGTCATTGCCGCCGTCAGCTTTAAAGGCCCCACACAGGTAGTGGAGCCTGGGCATGTGGGACTCATGGCGCACATCACCTTATCAGTCATTGCATACTCCGTATTTAGCCTGGCCGGGTTACAAGCCTTACTTCTCTACGCCCAAAACAAGCAGCTGAAGGCTCACATGACCGGCCGTCTTGTAAAAGCGCTCCCCCCTCTCCAAACCACCGAAGATATTTTATTTGAGATGATCTGGACAGGTTTGATCCTTCTCACTCTTGCGATAGTAACTGGCAGCTTCTTTGTGGAAGACCTGTTCGCTCAGCATTTAGTCCACAAGACAGCGCTGTCGATCCTATCCTGGCTTATCTTCGCACTTCTGGCTGTTGGCCGTAACCTATGGGGCTGGAGAGGCTTGCTTGCCGCCAGACTGACAATTGGCGGATGCTTATTGCTAGCCTTAGGGTTTCTAGGCAGCAAGATTGCTTTAGAGTTTATCATTCAACCCAGAATCTGA
- a CDS encoding HlyC/CorC family transporter, with protein MNDLSTTFLLIVLVILIALSGFFSGSETGMMTLNRYRLRHMAKNGHKGAKRANTLLQRPDQLIGVILIGNNFVNILASAIATVIATRLWGDAGVAIATAALTITILVFSEVTPKTLAALYPERVAFPASVALVPLLKLLYPFVRCVNIASNSLLRLFGVTEYQAGADHLSREELRTLVHEAGVRIPKRHKQMLLSILDLEKVTIEDIMIPRNEITGIDIEDDIDEIVEQLRSAQHTRLPVYRGDINNIIGILHLRNAAKFLTQDDINKAMIMQSCREPYFIPEGTPLNTQLFNFQKEKRRIAVVVDEYGDVQGIATLEDILEEIVGEFTTDIAATSPDITPMDDNRYMIDGFATIRTINKILGWRLPTDGPKTLNGLIIELLETIPENPTCLKLHGYNVEIKQVKDNVVKAAIVHDPFAPPKSTKKKKAAQQ; from the coding sequence TTGAACGACTTATCCACTACCTTTCTACTTATTGTATTAGTCATACTGATAGCCCTCTCTGGATTCTTTTCCGGATCAGAAACAGGGATGATGACCCTAAACCGCTACCGTTTAAGGCATATGGCCAAAAACGGACACAAAGGCGCAAAGCGCGCAAACACCTTACTGCAGCGACCAGACCAGCTAATCGGCGTCATTCTGATTGGCAACAATTTCGTCAACATACTCGCATCCGCAATCGCCACCGTTATTGCCACCCGACTATGGGGAGACGCCGGCGTTGCTATCGCCACAGCGGCATTGACAATAACCATTCTGGTTTTTTCTGAGGTCACACCTAAAACACTCGCTGCCCTCTACCCAGAGCGAGTAGCCTTTCCCGCTTCGGTAGCGCTAGTTCCTTTGCTGAAGCTTCTCTACCCCTTTGTACGGTGCGTCAACATTGCCTCCAACTCACTGTTGCGCCTATTTGGAGTCACTGAATACCAAGCGGGCGCTGACCATTTATCACGCGAGGAATTACGCACACTGGTTCACGAGGCGGGAGTCCGAATCCCCAAACGGCACAAACAAATGCTCCTTAGCATTCTGGATTTGGAGAAAGTCACCATAGAAGACATCATGATCCCCCGAAATGAAATCACAGGGATCGATATTGAGGACGACATCGACGAAATTGTCGAACAATTAAGATCCGCCCAACACACCCGTCTGCCAGTCTACCGGGGCGACATAAACAACATTATAGGCATCCTCCATCTTCGCAATGCCGCCAAATTTCTCACTCAGGACGATATAAACAAGGCGATGATCATGCAAAGCTGCCGGGAGCCCTACTTCATTCCAGAAGGCACTCCGCTGAACACCCAGCTATTTAACTTCCAGAAAGAAAAACGGCGAATTGCAGTCGTTGTAGATGAATACGGAGACGTACAAGGCATAGCCACCTTGGAAGACATACTGGAAGAAATTGTCGGAGAGTTCACCACAGATATCGCCGCCACCAGCCCAGATATCACCCCCATGGACGACAACCGCTACATGATCGATGGCTTTGCGACAATCCGCACGATCAATAAAATACTGGGATGGAGACTCCCCACCGACGGCCCCAAAACGCTAAACGGACTGATTATAGAACTGCTGGAGACCATCCCAGAGAACCCCACCTGCCTAAAGCTGCATGGATACAACGTGGAAATCAAACAGGTCAAAGATAATGTCGTCAAGGCTGCAATCGTCCACGACCCATTTGCCCCCCCCAAGAGCACCAAAAAGAAAAAGGCCGCCCAACAGTAA
- a CDS encoding Yip1 family protein, whose protein sequence is MILGHTLGLFTHPDQEWLSIREERATTGRLYVQHTLLLALIPTIAAYIGSTQVGWIIGSEETVKLTQVSAFNLCALFYVAMLSGIFILGKFIDFMAITYGVDKNAPRGIELAAYAATPLFIMGAIAVYPNIWVDMFAGLVGVSYSVYLLYEGLPILMKIPKERGFMFATSVLTVGLVMLVALIATSVVIWSVGIGPVYTN, encoded by the coding sequence ATGATCCTGGGCCACACGTTAGGTCTTTTTACACATCCCGATCAGGAATGGCTGTCAATACGCGAAGAGCGCGCCACAACCGGGCGACTGTACGTACAACACACGCTATTACTGGCCTTGATTCCAACCATCGCCGCCTATATCGGCTCCACACAAGTGGGCTGGATCATCGGCAGCGAAGAAACCGTCAAACTAACGCAAGTCAGCGCATTTAACTTATGCGCGCTTTTCTACGTGGCGATGCTGTCTGGAATTTTTATTCTGGGCAAATTCATCGACTTCATGGCAATTACTTATGGCGTAGACAAAAATGCGCCCAGAGGTATTGAGCTGGCTGCATATGCAGCGACACCATTATTTATCATGGGAGCTATAGCAGTTTACCCCAACATCTGGGTAGACATGTTCGCAGGATTAGTAGGGGTATCTTACTCTGTATATCTTCTTTACGAAGGTCTACCGATTCTGATGAAGATCCCCAAAGAAAGGGGCTTCATGTTCGCCACAAGCGTCCTGACTGTTGGTCTGGTTATGCTCGTAGCGCTAATCGCCACCAGTGTTGTAATTTGGAGCGTTGGCATCGGTCCGGTTTATACCAACTGA